A stretch of DNA from Equus asinus isolate D_3611 breed Donkey chromosome 20, EquAss-T2T_v2, whole genome shotgun sequence:
ATactaacattttgaaaattaagtaaagggtgaaaaaaatgcaatttttttgtGGCCTGATCAGAGTTATACAGCATATTTCTTGGTGTGAAGAGCCTAAATGAGATACTTACTTGCATCTTCCTCATTTATACAATCCCCATGGATAagtcagaatttctacttcttatGAAGTTCCAACACTAGTTGAAGGTCCTCTGTCTAGATGAGAAGaacatttctgtcttctctttccttcactgTGTAGCTGATTAACTCCTCCAGTTTCCTCAGTTATTAGGGTATAGATGTGGTggagaaatgaacaaaaacaaaacaacagacaCACACTTTGATCGTTGTGACAAGACCTaaattctgtctctttctgtgcCACAGATCTATAGTGTTACGGTGGGTATGTCACTGTCATTCTCTGGGGCTTGTAAGTTTTCATCGGTAAATACATGTGCACTTCTCGGGACAAGCAGACACATCTGTGAATGTGTGCTTATGTTTACCCGAGTGACAATTTCATGGATGGTGAACTGATTTCTCAGTCATAGTAACCTTTGTATCCGATAGCCTTGAACCACCAAATGTAGAGGGATATCCTCCTCACTAAGCACAACCCACCTTCCTGGAGTACAACCTCTTAATAATTCTCTCTCTAATCTCCTTCATCTTGACACTATAGAGAATAGGGTTTACCAGTGGAGGAAGCAGGAAGTGGACATATGAGAGAAGTGTATGTGCAGGCTGAGGGATTGGCACTCTAAGACGGTCAATTAGTGCCAGGAGGATCATGGGCACATAGAAGAGGAGGACAGCAGAGAGGTGGGCAGCACAGGTTTGGCAAGCCTTCCAACGATCTTCACTGGACCCCAAACTTTGCAATACCCTGCCAATCAGGCCataggagaagaaaataagtaGGGGGTCCAATCCCATGGCTGACAGGACCACAAAGAAGCTGTAAACTGCACCCCAAGCTCCTGGGCAGGCCAAACGGGCCATATCTGGGTGCAAACAATAAGAATGGGTCAGGACTTGTGGGTGGCAGTAGGGCATGTGGGCCAGGAGGAACGGCAGGGGCAGATGGAGACCCAGGCATCGGGAAGCAATGGCCAGGCCAATCTTGTTAATGTCGCCATTGTTGAGAAGTGTTGGGTAGTGGAGAGGGCGGCAGATGGCCAGTGCCCGATCTACGGCCATGGCAAGCAAGACAGAGGACTCCATAACGGAAAAGACATGGACAAAGAACATCTGTAGGAGGCAGGCTGAGGCAGGGACAGCATGAGCATCAGCAAGGGCAAGACCCAACAGGGTGGGCATCAGAGTTGAGGCCAAGCCAACATCAGACACACtaagcaggaagaggaagaagtacatggggcgGTGCAAGGTGGGCTCCAGGGCAATGATCCAGAGGATAGTACCATTGCCCAAGACAGAGAGAATGTAGACAGTGATGAGGGGTATTGTCCACCAGGAGGGTACAGCTGACAGGCCTGGCATGCCCACCAACAGGAAAGTGGGGGCCATTGACGTGCTGCCGTTGGGGGTTGCCTGGGTGGGGAATGTTGACATAGTTCGGGATCCCACTTTGAACTCTAGAACCTGAAAATTGATTAGAAAGATTTACTTAATCTTATGACACATTTGCATGATACTTTCTAAAACAGactgcctcttctctcctctgccccgcgcacacacacacatatcccctCCCTACACACATACATTCTACTGTCTATGCTTTAGTCATCCCTTGCCTTGGAGCTTTTCCTATAGCTGTCCTCAAAGCTCTGTTTCTCTCCCTAAATTGCTTTCCCATTTTCCTTTAACCCTGCCTTTCCCTGtagcattttcttaatttatctccCTCCCTTAAAGACAAACACCTGAAAGAAGGTCTGTACGCCAATAAACGCTTTGTCTACTCCTCCCAATCCCAGGCCATCTGACTTCTGTGCTGCCCTAACACACTCACATTTCAGTTCACTTTATCTGCTCTCATTAAGGTCCCCAATTACCCTTTTGTAACTAAACCAAAGACACTGATATTTCCTAAAGTGATTTACTTCTCTATGAGCTTTAGCTGTTATGAatccactttctctttttctttttaactctgcCTTTCAGAATTTAACTTCTTAGTTCACCTTGCTGTGTCCCATGCAACTTATACATTGGTATTTTTGAGGGATCTTTACTtgactctcttctttttcctcagtgGTCTTATTTACTCTCATTAATTGAACTAAACTCTATAAATTAATGAACCACAAATATATGGCCCAGATCTTTCTATATTCATCCCATCCTGGAAATCTCTACTTGAATGTCTcatgcattttaaattaaaacaatccAAAACAGATCTTAACAGATGCATCTTAAAACCCCTTCCAGCTTCTTCAGCTAGGAGACAGTGCTGGGGAAATTATAACAATGACAAAAAGGAAACATATTTTGGTTCCCTAAGTCAGTTAGGAGCATCACCACTCACCAGTTTCCAAAATAAAACCCTCATAATCAGGCTCACTTCActtataatatacaaatattatttataatttcaacAAGGACTGGGCACACACTATAGATATATTTCCCTCCCTAGTCAAAGGCCTAAAAAAGTGAGAAATGAAATTCTGGGCTAAAGGACCATGAAAATTACAATACggggaaaagcaaaataaaaacatgctAAGTTGTGTTTTTACAGGAATGATATGGATGCAAGTTAACTCTAAACATTTATTAGAAAAATCTAAaggcatatattttaaaatataaagttaatttttaaaaataacatgtaaAACCTTCAAActataagaggaaaataaatgaaagaaagatctTAATCAATCTAACAGAAAACACTTAAAGAGGAATACAGAAACAGATGTTCATTTCTGGTGTGATGGAGTGAGGAAGTTGAAAAATCCTCTCTTCCAAAAAGCAACTATAAAAGTGGCAAATCTGTCAGTATCATTTTAGTGCTCTGAAAATCCATCAAAGACACAAGCCTGGTCATTAAAATTACTGAACTTTGGAAAATAACTACCCTGTTCTTGGCATTCTGGCCTGGGGCTTCCCTCACCATCCCCACTACCTCCAGTTCTGTCAGCAGGGGTCAGACAAGTAAAGCCAACAGCTTTGTTCCAGCTGCTTGACTTGGCTTCCTTGATATGGAACTTGTCAGTTAGTGTGATGATCTTGGTGGTAAGCAAATAGGGAGGGCCAGAGGCTCTACTGCCCTGAGTGTGTGGTCTTCTTTGTGGGGAGTCAGGGACTCACCCAACTGGGAATTTAACAGGGGGTTTTGGCAAAATGGCAGATAGCATTCCAACCATAACAATAACTAAAAGTGAATGAAGTAAACAATCTTCACAAAAAGCAGACATTGTTATAGAGAAAAAAACCAAGGAATAACTATATTCTGTACACAGGAGACATACCTTAGATTCCAAgatgtaaacagattgaaagtaaaaagatggaaaaacataTACCATGCAAAAATAAGCATAAAGGGGCTGGCTATACCAATGTCAGACAAAAAAGACTCCAAGATAGGAAATATTatagacaaagaaagacatttcataatgaaataaggtcaatatcagaaaaatataacaattatagaTGCATATACAATAACACTAGATCTCTAAAATGCCTGAAATGAAACtgacaaaattgaaaggaaaaataagagattCAACAgtaatagttggagatttcaatatccCACCCccaataatttattaaaaaattagacagaaaatcagcaaggaaatagaACTCTTGAACAAAATTATGAATCAaaaatgacatttatagaatactctgTACAACATTCTATATGATAGACTATACTCTGGGTGACAAagtaagcctcaataaactttaaaacattgaATCATACTAAGTATGTTTCTGGCTACAATGGAACTAAATTAGAGATCCGCAATTGCAAGATATCTTGGCTTTAAATCACATACTTCTAAACACTgacatgtgccacataacaataCTTCAGTCCATGatagactgcatatacaatggtggtcctaTGAGATTATTATCAcgtaacctaggtgtgtagtatgctacaccgtctaggtttgtgtaagtacattacAATGTTCACACAGTGAAGAAgtcgcctaacaacacatttcttgaAATGTAtctctgttgttaagtgatgcatgactgtaatcaatgggtcaaagaataaataaccaggaaaattaaaaactattttgaactacatgaaaatgaaaacacaacatatcaaaactagGGCAGGCAGGTAGAGCAGTGCTTTGAGAAAAATTTATAGCTTGGAATGCCTGTATCGATAAAGTTCTCAAATCAGTAATCTGAGCTTCTACCTTAGATAGTTGTAAGACAAAGAACAATTAAAACCCAAACTAAGTACAGGTGAAGGAATTAGAGTaaagatcaacaaaatggaaaactaaaacCAACAGAGGAAACTAATGAAACCAAAATTTGTTCTTTGAATAGATCAACAAGTTGAAAATGCATAGCAAGCcttaacaaagaaaaccagagacACAAGTTATCAAAATTAGGAATGAAACAGGAAACATCATTTCTGActttaaagaaagcaaaatgattataagggaatattataaacaactatACTCTAACAAATAGACAACATAGATGAAGTGaaaaaaattcccagaaagacataaattaccaaactgactcaagaagatataataaatCTGAAAAGACCCACAGCAAGTAAAGAAactaaattattaattaaaaattttcctacaggggccggcccggtggcagagcggttaagtgcgcatgtccCGCtaaggtttgctggttcggatcccaggtgcagacatggcaccacttggcacgccatgctgtggtaggcgtcccacatataaagtggaggaagatgggcatggatgttagctcagggccaggcttcctcagcaaaaaaaagaggaggactggcagtagttagctcagggctaatcttcctcaaaaaaaaaaaaaaaatttcctacaAAGAAAACCCCAGGCTCAGATGGCTCATTGGTAACTTATATCAAATATTAATATAAGAAATGATACCAAATGTTTCCCaaactccttttaaaaatagaggaggatttaGTAAATTTCAATTCATTCTAGGAGTATAGTGTGACCTTGATTCTAAAGCCAAAGgcatcataaaaaaagaaaactacagacaaatatcTCTGAAGTGAATAGACATACAAATTCTTAACACAATATTTTAGCCAATcaaattcagcaacatataaaaagaattatacactgtg
This window harbors:
- the OR51S1 gene encoding olfactory receptor 51S1, with product MSTFPTQATPNGSTSMAPTFLLVGMPGLSAVPSWWTIPLITVYILSVLGNGTILWIIALEPTLHRPMYFFLFLLSVSDVGLASTLMPTLLGLALADAHAVPASACLLQMFFVHVFSVMESSVLLAMAVDRALAICRPLHYPTLLNNGDINKIGLAIASRCLGLHLPLPFLLAHMPYCHPQVLTHSYCLHPDMARLACPGAWGAVYSFFVVLSAMGLDPLLIFFSYGLIGRVLQSLGSSEDRWKACQTCAAHLSAVLLFYVPMILLALIDRLRVPIPQPAHTLLSYVHFLLPPLVNPILYSVKMKEIRERIIKRLYSRKVGCA